One Apis cerana isolate GH-2021 linkage group LG15, AcerK_1.0, whole genome shotgun sequence DNA window includes the following coding sequences:
- the LOC108000759 gene encoding DE-cadherin isoform X2, giving the protein MGGRGADAITGNQGLGHCESRANATRLRHSRHLDLRSQFSNDEEFAMQQDENHNHKPVFSNCSNYAPVVKEEEPVGTVVIQVHAKDRDNPDNGGTITYSFVTAPGEKLKFEINNRTGLIRTTQVLDRDEPAREKEAYLTVLATDNGRPQLDDVCTFKVTIEDVNDNSPVFDKVAYTESVPQDLPLSREVMRVSATDIDDGNNSVVYYSLSPKKPEDGVYFRIDRNTGVIFLNKTIDKVPDYKFSMTATAQDQGENPKSNVIDLDIRVVESHKKAPVFLPRPAEPIRLQENFSDFDASIVQLKAVLNSGDKLLFELVPGTTEQTNKGNTFRLESNKDVADIKLSQHLDYESNTQYTLIVRVQNKYQLAAETTVVIEVLDVNDNIPVFREMKKGSVLENEPPGVPVMQVRAIDADGTSAHNQVTYELDNFRDLFAIDKYTGNITTLTTFDREDEDTYNVKVIAVDNSPSALFKTGEHNKGQQVFRIEIADKNDNAPHFTQAVYTANSILENANINEAVTEVKALDSDTASPVTYSIIFGNTDDSFYIEDTTGKIRVKKPLDYEKITEYNLTVRAFDGLYNDTAQVKIFIENVNDNPPVFEDFNKNPTIEEEKLVEGCITTVVAYDPDITDRNADQHIAYAIVKEDQQPLIGIDKSGCITLKKPLDRDPPLGYPMWTVIVMARDEDGSPTALRELVMVNITLIDINDNAPFLDMPYPVVWDENKPPGKITELKARDWDSEENGPPFHFQIDKNTADDEIQAKFAIRDADLFARVEFNREERKSYDIPIAITDSGTPPMTGTSTLTVIIGDENDNPMSEGSSSIFVYNYKGEAPKTEIGRVYVNDPDDWDLPDKHFAWASTHEGFYLNQDTGMITLLPGISNDTFVLKFIVTEHSTYIPRHQVNAYVNVTVKELPEEAVERSGSVRFFGMTAHDFVAPDEESGVSKKEIFQERIADMLNTSVENVDVFTVLHSPHHNNESLLDVRFSAHGSPYYAPEKLNTILAQHAKEIERELKTDILLVNIDECLFEKQYCNNSCRSYLNASTVPYPVYTNTSTFVGVRAIVDPQCTCHVYEPIVCLNGGTPLADRCECPPGLEGPRCELLGIGFHGDGWVIMPPPGQACDDSHLGLEITPHMDNGLVFYFGPMTYSPKMKIQDFMALELQQGYAVLYMDYGTGTVRLDQRHIKLTDGKSHKIDIYFTKNAIEMKVDNCGISACISLTPPQGPNELLNVNSPMQVGGTLTNFAQLSSQLGWDFKPTNKGFVGCIRNMTFNGNTYNLGMPSLSRNADPGCDHGMAKAVSFGIDTNFLVAILVCIAILLILLLAVVVHRRKTDDLYKDMDDIRENIINYEDEGGGEVDTGYDLNVLRTIYDAPPIDSKIPPVGMKTRGSDEVPDICGFLDGKKESCDKDPDTNPFDDVRHYAYEGEGNSEGSLSSLASCMYINIIYHVMIIDNHSFAMFLLAGTDDGDLKFNYLSNFGPRFRKLADMYGEEPSDEESDGVGERESESWC; this is encoded by the exons ATGGGTGGACGTGGAGCTGACGCGATCACCGGAAACCAGGGCCTAGGCCATTGTGAATCGCGAG CCAACGCGACCAGATTGAGGCATTCGAGACACCTGGATTTAAGATCTCAATTCTCCAACGACGAAGAATTTGCG ATGCAGCAAGATGAAAATCACAATCACAAGCCTGTGTTCTCGAATTGTTCGAATTACGCGCCAGTGGTGAAGGAGGAGGAACCGGTGGGCACAGTTGTGATCCAAGTACACGCCAAGGACAGGGACAATCCGGACAACGgag GTACCATTACTTACAGTTTCGTGACTGCGCCGGGCGAGAAGCTGAAATTCGAGATCAACAATAGAACCGGGTTGATCAGGACGACGCAGGTGTTGGATAGGGATGAACCAGCTCGTGAAAAGGAGGCCTACCTGACCGTCCTCGCGACCGACAATGGAAGACCGCAGCTCGACGATGTGTGCACGTTCAAAGTCACCATCGAGGACGTCAACGACAATTCCCCTGTTTTTGACAAAGTG GCGTACACCGAATCAGTGCCGCAAGACTTGCCTCTTAGCCGAGAGGTTATGAGAGTATCCGCCACGGACATCGACGATGGGAACAACTCCGTCGTATATTACAGCCTGTCGCCTAAGAAGCCCGAGGACGGTGTATACTTTCGAATAGATCGCAACACGGGTGTGATATTTCTCAACAAAACCATCGAC AAAGTTCCGGATTACAAGTTCAGCATGACCGCGACAGCCCAGGATCAGGGAGAGAATCCAAAGTCGAACGTGATTGATCTGGATATACGAGTGGTCGAGTCCCACAAGAAAGCACCTGTGTTTCTGCCGAGACCTGCCGAGCCGATCCGATTGCAGGAAAATTTCAGCGACTTCGATGCGAGTATCGTGCAATTAAAAGCTGTATTGAACAGCGGCGATAAACTTCTGTTCGAGCTGGTCCCGGGTACAACGGAGCAAACCAATAAAGGGAATACCTTCAG GTTGGAATCGAACAAGGACGTAGCCGACATAAAGCTCTCTCAACACCTCGACTACGAGAGCAACACGCAGTACACGTTGATCGTGCGCGTGcagaataaatatcaattggcCGCCGAGACAACGGTCGTCATAGAAGTGTTAGACGTCAACGACAATATACCGGTCTTTCGTGAGATGAAGAAGGGCAGCGTGCTCGAGAACGAACCGCCAGGAGTTCCTGTGATGCAAGTGCGCGCCATAGACGCCGACGGGACTTCGGCTCACAATCAG GTTACGTACGAGTTGGACAACTTCAGAGATCTTTTCGCCATCGACAAATACACCGGCAACATTACCACGTTGACCACGTTTGACAGAGAAGACGAGGATACGTATAACGTGAAGGTTATCGCGGTGGACAACTCCCCCAGCGCCCTTTTCAAGACGGGGGAGCACAACAAGGGCCAGCAAGTGTTCAGGATCGAGATCGCGGACAAAAACGACAATGCCCCTCACTTCACGCAAGCTGTATACACCGCGAATTCGATCCTCGAGAATGCGAACATAAACGAGGCTGTTACAGAGGTGAAGGCTCTCGACTCCGACACTGCCAGTCCAGTAACGTACAGTATTATATTCGGTAACACCGACGatagtttttatatcgaaGACACAACTGGTAAGATTCGCGTGAAGAAACCTTTGGATTACGAGAAAATCACGGAATACAACTTAACCGTCAGAGCGTTCGACGGGTTGTACAATGACACTGCGCAGGTAAAGATTTTCATAGAGAACGTGAACGATAATCCGCCAGTTTTCGAAGACTTTAACAAGAATCCTACTATagaggaggaaaaattggTCGAAG GTTGTATCACCACTGTGGTCGCTTACGATCCCGACATCACGGACAGAAATGCCGATCAGCACATTGCTTACGCTATTGTAAAAGAGGACCAGCAACCTCTGATCGGTATTGATAAATCTGGGTGTATAACGTTGAAGAAACCCCTCGATCGCGACCCGCCCTTAGGATATCCTATGTGGACG GTGATCGTAATGGCTCGAGACGAGGATGGATCTCCGACTGCGTTACGAGAACTGGTAATGGTGAACATCACACTGATCGATATAAACGACAACGCACCGTTCCTCGATATGCCATACCCGGTGGTTTGGGACGAGAACAAGCCCCCCGGAAAGATAACGGAACTGAAAGCTCGGGATTGGGACTCAGAAGAGAACGGCCCGCCATTTCACTTCCAAATAGACAAGAATACCGCCGACGACGAGATCCAGGCGAAATTCGCTATTCGAGATGCCGACCTGTTTGCACGGGTCGAGTTTAATCGAGAGGAACGAAAGAGTTACGATATCCCGATCGCTATCACGGATAGCGGTACACCACCGATGACGGGAACATCGACTTTAACCGTGATAATAGGGGATGAGAACGACAATCCTATGTCGGAAGGCTCGAGCTCGATATTCGTTTATAATTACAAGGGCGAGGCGCCGAAAACGGAGATCGGCCGAGTGTACGTGAACGATCCGGATGACTGGGATTTGCCTGATAAACATTTTGCCTGGGCCTCGACCCACGAGGGATTTTACTTAAATCAAGACACCGGGATGATCACGCTTCTCCCGGGTATCTCGAACGACACGTTCGTTCTCAAGTTCATAGTGACCGAGCACAGCACGTATATTCCACGGCATCAAGTGAACGCGTACGTGAACGTCACCGTGAAAGAATTGCCCGAAGAAGCGGTGGAGAGATCGGGCTCCGTGCGTTTCTTTGGGATGACCGCCCATGATTTTGTCGCGCCCGACGAAGAAAGCGGTGTCagtaaaaaggaaatatttcaagaaagaaTCGCCGACATGCTTAACACTTCGGTGGAGAACGTGGATGTATTCACGGTGCTTCACTCGCCGCATCACAATAACGAGAGCTTGTTAGACGTGCGTTTCTCGGCACACGGAAGTCCCTATTACGCTCCCGAGAAATTGAACACGATTTTGGCCCAACACGCGAAAGAAATTGAGCGAGAACTAAAGACCGATATTCTTCTTGTGAACATTGACGAGTGTCTGTTCGAGAAACAATATTGCAACAATAGTTGTCGTAGCTATCTGAATGCCAGCACAGTTCCATATCCAGTTTATACGAATACGAGTACATTCGTTGGTGTACGAGCGATCGTAGATCCACAGTGCACTTGTCACGTGTACGAACCGATAGTTTGTCTGAATGGAGGCACACCATTGGCTGACCGATGCGAGTGCCCTCCTGGTCTCGAAGGACCAAGATGCGAGCTTCTCGGCATTGGATTTCACGGAGATGGCTGGGTCATAATGCCGCCGCCTGGTCAAGCTTGCGACGACTCTCACCTGG GTCTTGAGATAACGCCTCATATGGACAACGGTCTTGTGTTTTATTTTGGTCCTATGACGTATAGCCCGAAGATGAAAATTCAAGACTTTATGGCTTTGGAACTACAACAAGGATATGCTGTTCTTTACATGGATTATGGAACTGGCACTGTGCGACTCGATCAACGGCATATCAAACTCACCGATGGCAAAAGCCACaagatagatatttattttacgaagAAT GCGATTGAGATGAAAGTAGACAATTGCGGAATTTCAGCTTGCATTAGTTTAACCCCACCGCAAGGACCAAACGAGCTCTTGAATGTAAATAGTCCAATGCAAGTCGGTGGAACTTTAACTAATTTTGCACAACTATCCTCGCAATTAGGATGGGATTTTAAACCTACTAATAAGGGATTCGTTGGATGTATACGCAACATGACTTTCAATGGAAAt ACGTATAACTTAGGAATGCCATCGTTATCTAGAAATGCGGATCCTGGTTGCGATCACGGAATGGCAAAAGCCGTTTCCTTCGGAATCGACACCAATTTTCTTGTCGCAATTTTAGTTTGCATCGCGATTTTGTTGATATTGTTGCTGGCAGTAGTGGTACACAGACGGAAAACTGATGATCTTTACAAGGATATGGACGACATAAGAgagaatataatcaattatgaGGACGAAGGAGGCGGTGAGGTAGACACAGGTTACGATTTAAACGTTCTTCGAACGATTTACGATGCTCCGCCTATCGATTCAAAAATACCACCGGTTGGCATGAAAACGAGAG GGTCTGACGAAGTACCAGACATTTGCGGTTTCCTAGATGGCAAGAAAGAAAGCTGTGACAAGGATCCCGATACAAATCCATTCGACGATGTCAGGCATTATGCTTATGAAGGCGAAGGCAATTCAGAGGGTTCCTTGTCGTCTTTGGCTTCTtgtatgtacataaatataatatatcatgttATGATCATCGATAATCATTCTTTTGCGATGTTTCTTCTTGCAGGCACTGACGATGGAGATCTCaagttcaattatttatcgaattttggACCGAGATTCCGAAAATTAGCCGACATGTATGGAGAAGAACCTAGCGACGAGGAGAGTGACGGTGTCGGAGAACGAGAAAGCGAGAGCTGGTGTTGA
- the LOC108000759 gene encoding DE-cadherin isoform X4: MSERITTNATRLRHSRHLDLRSQFSNDEEFAMQQDENHNHKPVFSNCSNYAPVVKEEEPVGTVVIQVHAKDRDNPDNGGTITYSFVTAPGEKLKFEINNRTGLIRTTQVLDRDEPAREKEAYLTVLATDNGRPQLDDVCTFKVTIEDVNDNSPVFDKVAYTESVPQDLPLSREVMRVSATDIDDGNNSVVYYSLSPKKPEDGVYFRIDRNTGVIFLNKTIDKVPDYKFSMTATAQDQGENPKSNVIDLDIRVVESHKKAPVFLPRPAEPIRLQENFSDFDASIVQLKAVLNSGDKLLFELVPGTTEQTNKGNTFRLESNKDVADIKLSQHLDYESNTQYTLIVRVQNKYQLAAETTVVIEVLDVNDNIPVFREMKKGSVLENEPPGVPVMQVRAIDADGTSAHNQVTYELDNFRDLFAIDKYTGNITTLTTFDREDEDTYNVKVIAVDNSPSALFKTGEHNKGQQVFRIEIADKNDNAPHFTQAVYTANSILENANINEAVTEVKALDSDTASPVTYSIIFGNTDDSFYIEDTTGKIRVKKPLDYEKITEYNLTVRAFDGLYNDTAQVKIFIENVNDNPPVFEDFNKNPTIEEEKLVEGCITTVVAYDPDITDRNADQHIAYAIVKEDQQPLIGIDKSGCITLKKPLDRDPPLGYPMWTVIVMARDEDGSPTALRELVMVNITLIDINDNAPFLDMPYPVVWDENKPPGKITELKARDWDSEENGPPFHFQIDKNTADDEIQAKFAIRDADLFARVEFNREERKSYDIPIAITDSGTPPMTGTSTLTVIIGDENDNPMSEGSSSIFVYNYKGEAPKTEIGRVYVNDPDDWDLPDKHFAWASTHEGFYLNQDTGMITLLPGISNDTFVLKFIVTEHSTYIPRHQVNAYVNVTVKELPEEAVERSGSVRFFGMTAHDFVAPDEESGVSKKEIFQERIADMLNTSVENVDVFTVLHSPHHNNESLLDVRFSAHGSPYYAPEKLNTILAQHAKEIERELKTDILLVNIDECLFEKQYCNNSCRSYLNASTVPYPVYTNTSTFVGVRAIVDPQCTCHVYEPIVCLNGGTPLADRCECPPGLEGPRCELLGIGFHGDGWVIMPPPGQACDDSHLGLEITPHMDNGLVFYFGPMTYSPKMKIQDFMALELQQGYAVLYMDYGTGTVRLDQRHIKLTDGKSHKIDIYFTKNAIEMKVDNCGISACISLTPPQGPNELLNVNSPMQVGGTLTNFAQLSSQLGWDFKPTNKGFVGCIRNMTFNGNTYNLGMPSLSRNADPGCDHGMAKAVSFGIDTNFLVAILVCIAILLILLLAVVVHRRKTDDLYKDMDDIRENIINYEDEGGGEVDTGYDLNVLRTIYDAPPIDSKIPPVGMKTRGSDEVPDICGFLDGKKESCDKDPDTNPFDDVRHYAYEGEGNSEGSLSSLASCMYINIIYHVMIIDNHSFAMFLLAGTDDGDLKFNYLSNFGPRFRKLADMYGEEPSDEESDGVGERESESWC, encoded by the exons ATGTCCGAGCGTATAACGA CCAACGCGACCAGATTGAGGCATTCGAGACACCTGGATTTAAGATCTCAATTCTCCAACGACGAAGAATTTGCG ATGCAGCAAGATGAAAATCACAATCACAAGCCTGTGTTCTCGAATTGTTCGAATTACGCGCCAGTGGTGAAGGAGGAGGAACCGGTGGGCACAGTTGTGATCCAAGTACACGCCAAGGACAGGGACAATCCGGACAACGgag GTACCATTACTTACAGTTTCGTGACTGCGCCGGGCGAGAAGCTGAAATTCGAGATCAACAATAGAACCGGGTTGATCAGGACGACGCAGGTGTTGGATAGGGATGAACCAGCTCGTGAAAAGGAGGCCTACCTGACCGTCCTCGCGACCGACAATGGAAGACCGCAGCTCGACGATGTGTGCACGTTCAAAGTCACCATCGAGGACGTCAACGACAATTCCCCTGTTTTTGACAAAGTG GCGTACACCGAATCAGTGCCGCAAGACTTGCCTCTTAGCCGAGAGGTTATGAGAGTATCCGCCACGGACATCGACGATGGGAACAACTCCGTCGTATATTACAGCCTGTCGCCTAAGAAGCCCGAGGACGGTGTATACTTTCGAATAGATCGCAACACGGGTGTGATATTTCTCAACAAAACCATCGAC AAAGTTCCGGATTACAAGTTCAGCATGACCGCGACAGCCCAGGATCAGGGAGAGAATCCAAAGTCGAACGTGATTGATCTGGATATACGAGTGGTCGAGTCCCACAAGAAAGCACCTGTGTTTCTGCCGAGACCTGCCGAGCCGATCCGATTGCAGGAAAATTTCAGCGACTTCGATGCGAGTATCGTGCAATTAAAAGCTGTATTGAACAGCGGCGATAAACTTCTGTTCGAGCTGGTCCCGGGTACAACGGAGCAAACCAATAAAGGGAATACCTTCAG GTTGGAATCGAACAAGGACGTAGCCGACATAAAGCTCTCTCAACACCTCGACTACGAGAGCAACACGCAGTACACGTTGATCGTGCGCGTGcagaataaatatcaattggcCGCCGAGACAACGGTCGTCATAGAAGTGTTAGACGTCAACGACAATATACCGGTCTTTCGTGAGATGAAGAAGGGCAGCGTGCTCGAGAACGAACCGCCAGGAGTTCCTGTGATGCAAGTGCGCGCCATAGACGCCGACGGGACTTCGGCTCACAATCAG GTTACGTACGAGTTGGACAACTTCAGAGATCTTTTCGCCATCGACAAATACACCGGCAACATTACCACGTTGACCACGTTTGACAGAGAAGACGAGGATACGTATAACGTGAAGGTTATCGCGGTGGACAACTCCCCCAGCGCCCTTTTCAAGACGGGGGAGCACAACAAGGGCCAGCAAGTGTTCAGGATCGAGATCGCGGACAAAAACGACAATGCCCCTCACTTCACGCAAGCTGTATACACCGCGAATTCGATCCTCGAGAATGCGAACATAAACGAGGCTGTTACAGAGGTGAAGGCTCTCGACTCCGACACTGCCAGTCCAGTAACGTACAGTATTATATTCGGTAACACCGACGatagtttttatatcgaaGACACAACTGGTAAGATTCGCGTGAAGAAACCTTTGGATTACGAGAAAATCACGGAATACAACTTAACCGTCAGAGCGTTCGACGGGTTGTACAATGACACTGCGCAGGTAAAGATTTTCATAGAGAACGTGAACGATAATCCGCCAGTTTTCGAAGACTTTAACAAGAATCCTACTATagaggaggaaaaattggTCGAAG GTTGTATCACCACTGTGGTCGCTTACGATCCCGACATCACGGACAGAAATGCCGATCAGCACATTGCTTACGCTATTGTAAAAGAGGACCAGCAACCTCTGATCGGTATTGATAAATCTGGGTGTATAACGTTGAAGAAACCCCTCGATCGCGACCCGCCCTTAGGATATCCTATGTGGACG GTGATCGTAATGGCTCGAGACGAGGATGGATCTCCGACTGCGTTACGAGAACTGGTAATGGTGAACATCACACTGATCGATATAAACGACAACGCACCGTTCCTCGATATGCCATACCCGGTGGTTTGGGACGAGAACAAGCCCCCCGGAAAGATAACGGAACTGAAAGCTCGGGATTGGGACTCAGAAGAGAACGGCCCGCCATTTCACTTCCAAATAGACAAGAATACCGCCGACGACGAGATCCAGGCGAAATTCGCTATTCGAGATGCCGACCTGTTTGCACGGGTCGAGTTTAATCGAGAGGAACGAAAGAGTTACGATATCCCGATCGCTATCACGGATAGCGGTACACCACCGATGACGGGAACATCGACTTTAACCGTGATAATAGGGGATGAGAACGACAATCCTATGTCGGAAGGCTCGAGCTCGATATTCGTTTATAATTACAAGGGCGAGGCGCCGAAAACGGAGATCGGCCGAGTGTACGTGAACGATCCGGATGACTGGGATTTGCCTGATAAACATTTTGCCTGGGCCTCGACCCACGAGGGATTTTACTTAAATCAAGACACCGGGATGATCACGCTTCTCCCGGGTATCTCGAACGACACGTTCGTTCTCAAGTTCATAGTGACCGAGCACAGCACGTATATTCCACGGCATCAAGTGAACGCGTACGTGAACGTCACCGTGAAAGAATTGCCCGAAGAAGCGGTGGAGAGATCGGGCTCCGTGCGTTTCTTTGGGATGACCGCCCATGATTTTGTCGCGCCCGACGAAGAAAGCGGTGTCagtaaaaaggaaatatttcaagaaagaaTCGCCGACATGCTTAACACTTCGGTGGAGAACGTGGATGTATTCACGGTGCTTCACTCGCCGCATCACAATAACGAGAGCTTGTTAGACGTGCGTTTCTCGGCACACGGAAGTCCCTATTACGCTCCCGAGAAATTGAACACGATTTTGGCCCAACACGCGAAAGAAATTGAGCGAGAACTAAAGACCGATATTCTTCTTGTGAACATTGACGAGTGTCTGTTCGAGAAACAATATTGCAACAATAGTTGTCGTAGCTATCTGAATGCCAGCACAGTTCCATATCCAGTTTATACGAATACGAGTACATTCGTTGGTGTACGAGCGATCGTAGATCCACAGTGCACTTGTCACGTGTACGAACCGATAGTTTGTCTGAATGGAGGCACACCATTGGCTGACCGATGCGAGTGCCCTCCTGGTCTCGAAGGACCAAGATGCGAGCTTCTCGGCATTGGATTTCACGGAGATGGCTGGGTCATAATGCCGCCGCCTGGTCAAGCTTGCGACGACTCTCACCTGG GTCTTGAGATAACGCCTCATATGGACAACGGTCTTGTGTTTTATTTTGGTCCTATGACGTATAGCCCGAAGATGAAAATTCAAGACTTTATGGCTTTGGAACTACAACAAGGATATGCTGTTCTTTACATGGATTATGGAACTGGCACTGTGCGACTCGATCAACGGCATATCAAACTCACCGATGGCAAAAGCCACaagatagatatttattttacgaagAAT GCGATTGAGATGAAAGTAGACAATTGCGGAATTTCAGCTTGCATTAGTTTAACCCCACCGCAAGGACCAAACGAGCTCTTGAATGTAAATAGTCCAATGCAAGTCGGTGGAACTTTAACTAATTTTGCACAACTATCCTCGCAATTAGGATGGGATTTTAAACCTACTAATAAGGGATTCGTTGGATGTATACGCAACATGACTTTCAATGGAAAt ACGTATAACTTAGGAATGCCATCGTTATCTAGAAATGCGGATCCTGGTTGCGATCACGGAATGGCAAAAGCCGTTTCCTTCGGAATCGACACCAATTTTCTTGTCGCAATTTTAGTTTGCATCGCGATTTTGTTGATATTGTTGCTGGCAGTAGTGGTACACAGACGGAAAACTGATGATCTTTACAAGGATATGGACGACATAAGAgagaatataatcaattatgaGGACGAAGGAGGCGGTGAGGTAGACACAGGTTACGATTTAAACGTTCTTCGAACGATTTACGATGCTCCGCCTATCGATTCAAAAATACCACCGGTTGGCATGAAAACGAGAG GGTCTGACGAAGTACCAGACATTTGCGGTTTCCTAGATGGCAAGAAAGAAAGCTGTGACAAGGATCCCGATACAAATCCATTCGACGATGTCAGGCATTATGCTTATGAAGGCGAAGGCAATTCAGAGGGTTCCTTGTCGTCTTTGGCTTCTtgtatgtacataaatataatatatcatgttATGATCATCGATAATCATTCTTTTGCGATGTTTCTTCTTGCAGGCACTGACGATGGAGATCTCaagttcaattatttatcgaattttggACCGAGATTCCGAAAATTAGCCGACATGTATGGAGAAGAACCTAGCGACGAGGAGAGTGACGGTGTCGGAGAACGAGAAAGCGAGAGCTGGTGTTGA